The Natronoarchaeum mannanilyticum genome includes the window GGGCGACGTCTGCGTCGTCGAGGGCGTGATGGGGCTGTACGACGGCGACGCCTCCAGCACGGCGATGGTCGCCGCGGCGCTCGACCTGCCGGTCGTCCTCGTCGTCGACGCGAAGGCCGGCATGGAGAGCGTCGCCGCGACGGCGCTGGGGTTCCGGCAGTACGCCGAGCGGGCCGGCCGCGACGTCGACGTCGCGGGCGTGATCGCCCAGCGCGCCCACGGCGGTCGCCACGAGGCGGGGATCCGCGACGCCCTGCCCGAGGAGCTGACGTACCTCGGCCGGATCCCGCCGACCGACGAACTGGAGATCCCCGATCGCCACCTCGGGCTCCACATGGGCGAGGAGTCCCCGATCGACGCCGACGCGCTGGACGCCGCCGCCGAACACCTCCGGGTCGAGCGACTACTCGAACTCGCGCGGGCGCCGACGGCGCCCGACGCCGGGGGCGCATCCGCCGCTTCGTCGGGAACGGGACGCGAGCGGACCGAAAAGCGCGTCGCGGTCGCTCGCGACGAGGCCTTCTGCTTCTACTACCCGGCGACGATCGAACGGCTCCGCGAGCGCGCCGAGATCGTCACGTTCGCGCCGACCGACGGCGACGACCTCCCCGACTGCGACGGCGTCTACCTCCCCGGCGGCTATCCGGAACTGCACGCGCCGACGCTGGCCGAGAGTCCGGCGCTCGATCGGCTCGCCGAGCGCAGCGCCGACGGGCTGCCGATCCTCGGCGAGTGCGGCGGCCTGATAGCGCTCTCGGAGTCGCTGACGACGACCGACGGCGAGCGCCACGCGATGGCCGGCGCGCTGCCGGCCGACGTGCAGATGCACGACCGGTACCGGGCGCTGGACCACGTCGAGCTGGAGGCCAAATCGAATACGCTCACCGCCGTGAGCGGGGCGACGCTCCGGGGCCACGAGTTCCACTACTCCAGCGCCGACGTCGACGCCGACGCCCGGTTCGCCTTCGACGTCGTCCGCGGCGACGGCATCGACGAGGGCCGGGACGGGCTCACCGAGCACCGGACGCTGGGGACGTACTGTCACGTCCACCCCGAGAGCGGCGCGTTCGACGCGTTCGTCGACTCGCTCTGAGCGACGCCGATCGCCGGTCCGGTTTTCACGGATACACCCCTCGAACCGCCCACGGAGCGGTCGTTGCCGTCCGATCCTAATCGTCGGTACGTTCGGGGACTCGACGCAATTCTATATCGCGGTATGTGATTTATACCGGTCCGACCCCGGTCTCCAAAATCTGCGTAAAGATAGTAAGATCCCTGTCGTCAGGCCCACTCCAGCCCGGCGGGACCGATCCGCGCCGTCTCCTTCAGGGCGTCTTCCTCGCGGCCGACGTGTTCCTCGGCCCAGACCGCCATCGTCTCGGCGAGTTCGTCGACCACGTCGGGATGCTCGTCGGAGATGTCGTCTTGCTCCCACGGATCGTCGATCACGTCGTAGAGCGCGACCTCCGGGAGCCGATCGGCCCACTGGCCGGGGTGATACGTCCGGACGAGCTTCCAGCGCTCGGTCCGCACCGCGCGCTGGGCGGTGTACAGCCCGTGGTCGACGACGACGAACTCCCGGCTCTCCGCTCCCGCGTCTGCGACCGCCGGCCGCAGCGACCGACCCTGCCACCGCGCCGGGCGTTCGACGCCGAGGTAGTCGGCGACGGTCGGCGCGAGATCGACGTTCGTCACCAGGTGATCGCGGGCGCCCGGCGAGACGTCGGCGTCGGCGGGCGGTTTGACGAGCAGAGGGATCCGCTGGGTGCCGTCGTGCGTGCTCCAGTGCTCGCGGTAGAGCCCGTGCTCGCCGAACTCCTCGCCGTGATCGGCGGTGACGATCACGAGCGAGTCCTCGTAGAGCCCCCGATCCTTCAGGAACGCGGCCAACCGACCGATCTGTCGGTCGACGTGGCGGATCTCCGCGTCGTACTCGGCGAGCAGCGCCGCGAGGTCGTCGCGGTCCGATATCCCCTGCTCGGACGCCGACCGCCACCGGTCCCACTCGCGGTGTTCGGCAATCTGCGCCTCCGTCGGGTGGGGCGGCATCGGCGGATCGGCGAACGCGGCGACCTCCTCGTCGGTCCTGTTGTACGGCGCGTGAGGGTCCCAGTACTGGACGTACAGGTAGAACTCCTCGCCGGCGTGATCGTCGAGAAAGTCGAGGGCGAGATCGGTGACGTCCGCGCCGCGGGGCGTCTGGAAGTACTCGCCGTCGCCCGGCGGCTCCTGGGGCTGGTAGAACTCGTGCCAGAGCTGGTAGAACCACGGCGCCGGATGGCGGGGGAACGAGGAGACCGCGCCCGTCGCGATCCGCTCGTGGAACAGCGACTCTGGCAGCGTCCGCCAGTCGGGGTGGTACGCGCCGTCCGACCGGTGGTGCGGGGAGTTGATCGCCCGGGCCTGCGGACCGTGCGAGGCGACCCCGTTGTGGATGCCGTAGCGACCGGTGAGCGTTCCCGCCCTGGAGGGCATACACGGGGAGTTCGCGGCGTAGGCGTTCTCGAATTGAACGGCGTCCGCGGCGATTTCGTCGACGTTCGGCGTCGTGTCGCCCTCGTACCCGTACGCTCCGACGTGGTCCGGCCGGAGCGAGTCGACGTCGATGTGGATGACCGGCATCGTCCGTGCGTCGACGGATCGGCAAAAAAGGATTACGACGGACGCGACCGCACGCGCGGGGCTTTTACCGCCGCGCGCGCTACGGTGACGATATGGTGCAGAACGTCGCCGGGGTGTTGCCCGAGCTCGAGCCCGAGGACTTCCACCTCCTGTCGGGGATCGAGCAGGGGATGCGCTTCTCGGAGTGGGTCGCCAAGGAGAAGATCCCGAAGTTCTCCCGGCTGACGGCCGAGGAGGTCGACTACCGGATCGACCGGTGTCTCGACCGGGACCTGATCGAGCGCAAGACCATCCAGTACGAGGGCTACACCCTCAAGTTCGAGGGGTACGACGCGCTGGCGCTGCACAGCTTCGCCGAGCGCGACACGATTTCGGGCTTCGGCGCGTCGCTCGGCGTCGGCAAGGAAAGCGACGTCTACGAGGTCCAGTCCTACGAACCGATGGCGCTGAAGTACCACCGCGAGGGGTACACCAACTTCCGCGAGGTGATGAAAGAGCGCGATTACACGTCCGACCGCGACCACGTTTCGTGGCTCTACACCGCGCGGAAGGCCGCCGAGCGCGAGTTCGAGTCGCTGGAGGCGCTGTACCCCCAGGTCTCGGTGCCCCGTCCGATCGGCCAGAACCGTCACGCCATCGTGATGGAGAAGATCGACGGCGTCGAGCTCTCGCGGACCAAACTCGAAGACGACCAAGTCCGGCCGGTGCTGGGGCTGATCCTCCGGGAGATGCGCGACGCGTACGACGAGGGGCGGGTTCACGCCGACATGAGCGAGTACAACGTGTTCGTCTCCGAGGACGGGATCACGATCTTCGACTGGCCCCAGGCGATCCCGACCGACCACGAAAATGCGGAAGAGTTCCTGGAGCGAGACGTCGAGAACATCGTGGGCTACTTCCGTCGGAAGTATCCCCAGCTCGTCGGCGACGCGGACGTCGAGGCGCTGGGGGCGGCGCTGGCCGACGGGTCGTACGACTCCGTCGGGGAGTTCGTCGACGAGTAGCCTATTTTTTGCGATAGCAGCCATCTCCGGGGCGAATCTGTGGACCTGCCGAGAGACGCCCGTTCAGGGAATAAACCATATATCGCGATAGCAAATCGTCGGGGCGGTGCCGATCCGCGGGGGGAACTGGAGGGCTGGTCTGTACGAGGAATCGGTTGTGAGCGGCTATAGACGGCCGAAACAGCGGGATCCGCCGAGGTCGTCAACTTATCGTCCGGAAGACATATACCAGACGCGCCGGAGCATCTCGATATGTTCCTCCCCGCATACCGAGCGAACGACGGTGCACTAACCGCCAGCTCCACGACGAATCCCACCGCGAGCTACGGGGGTGCGTGATTCGATGCGTTCGAACGCCGGTTCCGAGTCCGAAGCCGTCTTCGAGTGCCTCGCCGAGAAACGGCGACGTGACGTCGTCGCGGCGCTTCGAGGCCGCGGTGCGGCGTCGCTGCGCGAACTCGCGGATTCGATCGCCGACCCGAACGACAGAACGGAGCGCGTCGAACTCGAACTCCACCACCGCCACTTGCCGAAGCTGGCCGACGCGGGGCTCGCGGAGTACGATCCGGACGATCGTACGATCGAACCGTCCGAGGGGACCGCTGCGGCGGACGTCGTCGCACGGACCGTAGAACAGTGCGGGGCGCTGTGTCCGGACGCCGAGCCGACGCGGAGCGACCGCGCGCGACTCGAGTGAAGAGAGTCGCTCGTTACTCTTCGAGAGCGTCCTCGGCGGACTGACCCTCGTAGACGACCTTCTCGAGGGCGTCGAGGATCGCGGTGGGGTCGTCGCGCTGCCAGACGTTGCGGCCGACCGCGAGGCCGCTCGCGCCGGCGTCCATCGCCGTCTCCACGGTCGAAAGGAACTCGTAGTCGCTGGTCTTCGAGCCGCCGCTGAGGACGACGTTGGTGTTACCCGCCGCGTCGACGGCCCACTCCATGGCCTCGCCGCTGCGAGGGTACTTCACCTTGACCAGGTCGGCGCCGAGTTCGAGGCCGATCCGCGTCGCGTACGCGATCGTCTCGGGCTTGCGGTGCTCCTTGATCGCCTGCCCGCGGGGGTACGACCACATCGCGACCGGAAGCCCCTCCTCGCGGGCCTCTTCCTGGACTTCCTGGAAGTCCTCGAACATCTGGGGCTCGGTGTTCGTGCCGGGGTACACCGTGTAGCCGATGGCGTCGGCGCCCATCTCCGCGGCGTACTCGACGGACCACGTCTGGGGCGAGTAGGGTTCGCCCATCCAGAGGCTGCTGGAGCCGTTACATTTCGCGAGGAGGTTCACCTGGTCGTCGTAGGAGGGGTAGTACTGCTCGGCCAACCCCTTCTGGACCGCGAACGCCGTCACGGCGTCGTGGGTCGCCATGTCGAACACCGTCGACGGATCGAGACGGTCCTCGACGCCGGCGAACGCGCCGGGGCCGTGTTCCAGGCCGTGGTCGTGTGCGAGGATGATCGATTTGCCGTCGCGGGCGATCGGGGAGTCTGCGGGCACAGTCATGTACAATCATAACTAACGATTCTCGATCACTAAATACTACTGAACGTGATTGTTTCGTACAGTTATCGAGAGGGAATATCGGAGTTCGTTCGAAATCGTGCGGGCGCCGGCCGGATCGGCGCTGCCGGCGGTCAGGAGAACAGCTTCTTCAGCCGGGCGACCAGGCCGCCGTCCGACGAGCGGTCGGCGGATCGGGAGCCGGCGTCCGCGGTCGGCTCGTCGGCGCTCGACGCCGCTGCGGCGTCGTCCGACGTAGCCGACCCGTCCGCGGCGTCGTCCGCGTCGGCCTCGTCGCCGGCCGCTCCGGCGTCCTCGGCGGACGCCGCGTCGGCGTCGCCCTCGACGCGCTCGATCGCCTCGTCGATCAGGCCGCCGGCGTCGTTGACGCCGTCCTTGACCGAGCCCTTCACGACGACCTTGCCGTCGAAGCGGTCGGTCTGGACCGACGTGTCGGCCGCGATGAGCACGGCGTCGGCCTCGGCGATCGCGTCGGACGGGATCTCGTTTTCGGTTCCCATGGCGCCCTGGACCTCGACGTGGATCTCGTGGCCGCGTTCCTCGGCGGTGGTCTCTAAGTTCTCGGCGGCCATCTGGCTGTGCGCGATGCCGGTCGGACACGCTGTGACGGCTACGAATTTCATGATTCTTGATCTAGGATACGGCGTACGTCCCCTTTAGTGCTTGCCGCGAGCGCCCGGTCCGCGACGTCGCGGGCGTCGGCAGTGTCTATTTCCTCTACCTGCGCCTTCACGTCCGGGATCGTCACGGCGCTCATGCTCAGCTCGTCGAGACCGAGCCCGACGAGCAACTCCGTCAGCTCCGGGTCGCCGGCCATCTCGCCGCACATCCCGATCCAAGCGTCGTTGTCGTGAGCGGCCTCGACGGCCCGGTCGATCGCCCGCAGCACCGGCGGGTGGCGCGGGTCGTGGAGGTGCGCGACGGCGTCGTTCTCGCGCGCGGCGGCCATCACGTACTGGGCGAGGTCGTTCGTCCCGATGCTGAGGAAATCCACGCGCGCGGCGAACTCGTCGGCCATCAGCGCGGCCGCGGGCGTCTCGACCATGACGCCGAGCTCGGGCACCGCGTAGTCGACGCCCGCCTCGTCGAGATCGCTCGCGATCTCGTCGACCCGTTCGAGCGCGGCGTCGAGCTCCTCGACGGTCGCCACGAGCGGGAACATCACCGACAGCGTCCCCGCGCCCTCGGCGGCGGCCCGAAGCAGCGCGCGCAGTTGCGTCTCGAACAGGTCGCCGTCGTCGCCCAGCGACCGCCGGATGCCGCGGTTGCCCAGGAACGGGTTCTCCTCTTCGGGCAGATCGAGGTACGGGACGGGCTTGTCGCCGCCCACGTCCAGCGTGCGGACGACGACCCGCCCCTCGGGGAACGCGTCGAGCGCCTCGGCGTACGTCTCGACCTGCTCGTCCTCGTCCGGCGGCGACTCGCGATCGAGGAAGAGGAACTCGGTGCGGTAGAGGCCGACGCCGTCGGCGCCCTGCGCGTCGGCGCCCTCGAGTTCGGCGGAGGTGCCGAGGTTCGCGGCGACCTCGACTTCGCGGCCGTCGGCGGTCTCGACGCGCTCGGCCCTGACGTCGACCTCGCGCTCGGTCGCGACGCGCTCGCGGGTCTCCTCGTCGGGATCGACGATCACGGCGTCGTTCTCGGCGTCGACGGCGACGTCGGCGCCCTCCTCGATCTCCGCGAGGGCGTCGCCGACGCCGACGACCGCCGGGATGCCCAGCGACCGCGCGAAGATGGCGGCGTGGGAGGTGCGCCCGCCGGTCATCGTCGCGAAGCCGGCGACCCGTTCGGGGTCGAGCTGTGCCGTGTCGCTGGGCGTGAGCCGCTCGGCCAGCAACACGGTGCCCTCGGGGAGCTCGGCGAGGTCGATGCGCTCGCCGCCCGAGAGGATCCGGAGGAGCCGGTCGCGGATGTCGCGCATGTCGTCGGCGCGCTCGGCCATCATCCCCTCCATCCCCTCGAACTGCTCGATGGCGGCGTCGAACGAGCGGGCGACGCCGGCCTCCGCGGCGGCGCCGTCGTCGATCGCGTCCTCGACGCCGTCGGTGATCTGGGGGTCGTCGAGGAACTGCAGGTGCGCGTCGAACACGGCGGCCTCCTCCTCGCCGACGCGCTCGGCGGTGCGCTCGCGCTCGGTCTCGAGTTCCTCGCGGGCGGTCGCGCGCGCCTCGTCGAACCGCTCGCGCTCGGTCTCCGGGTCGGCGGCAGTCACGTCCTCCGGGTCCGGGTGCTCGCCGGGGCGGTACCAGCGCGCGTTCCCGAGCCCCGACAGCGGCGTCACGCCGACGCCGTCGAGCGTCTCACTCATACTCGTCTTCCGGCGTCGTGAGGACGTCTTCGAGCGCGTCGATCGCCGCCTCCTCGTCGGGACCGTCGGCCGCGAGCACGACGTCCTCGCCGGACTTGACGCCCAGTCCCGTGACAGCGAGCATGCTCGCGGCGTTGACCGGCTCGTCGCCGTTGGCGGCGACGGTGATCTCGCTGTCGTACTCGTTTGCCGTCTCGACGAACTTCGAGGCCGGGCGGGCGTGCAGACCGTCCTCCGGGACGACCGTGACGGTGCGCTCGATCATTGTTCGACCGCCTCCAGCACGATCTCCTGGACGCGCTCTTTCGATTCGGCCTCGTGGAGATCGTCGCGCGTCTCCTCGTGCATCAGCGAGCGAGAGAGCGAGCTGAGCATCTGGAGGTGCTCCTCGCCGCCCTCCTCGGGGACCAGCAGCATGAAGATCAGCGTCGCCGGCTCGTCGTCCATGGCGTCGAAGTCGATCCCGTCGGGGACGCGCGTGAACGCGATCGTCGGCGAGCGGACAGCCGCGCTTTTCGCGTGGGGGATGCCGATCCCCATGCCGACGCCGGTCGTCGCTTCCTCCTCACGTTCGAGGAGATCTTCGAGAGCCTGCTCGCGGTCGGAGACGCGGTCGGCGTCGACCGCGAGGTCGAGCAGGAACTCGATGACGCCGCGCTTGTCGGCGGGCGCGCCTTCGAGAGCGATCAGATCTGTCGTCAGCGGGGTGTGTTCCGAGTCGGAGTTCATACGTGTATAGTGGGTTTGATGTTGTAAATAGGACCGTGGTAAGCGGTCGAGTCGATCAGGCCGCGGCGCCGGCCTCCGGTTCGTCGGCGGTCGCTTCTTCGTGGTCGGGCTTGAGCATCGCGACCAGGCCGGCGGTCACGAGCGTACCCAGCGCGATGCACGCGAGGAAGCCGATGATGTTCTCGGCGACGAAGATCACGAAGATGCCGCCGTGGGGCGCGGGCATCCCGACGCCGAGGCCCATCGCGGAACCGGCGGCGACCGCGCTCCCGACCATGATGCTCGGGATGACACGGAGCGGGTCAGCGGCGGCGTAGGGGATCGCGCCCTCGGTGATGAAGGAAAGTCCCATCGGCACGGCCGCGATGGCGTTTTCCTTCATCTCGGGAGCGAACTTGTGGGGCGCGACGAAGTTCGCCAGCGCGAGGCCCAGCGGCGGCGTCATGCCGGCGATCATCACGGCGGCCATCGGCCCGTAGATGCCGTCGGCGACCAGCACGGTGCCGAAGACGTACGCGACCTTGTTGACGGGGCCGCCCATGTCGAAGGCCATCATCGCGCCGAGGATCAGGCCGAGGATGACGGCGTTCGAGCCCTGCATGCCTTCGAGCGTGTTGGTCAGCGCGGTGTCGGCCAGCGCGATCGGGACGCCGAGCACGAGGATGACCAGCGGCGCGAGCAGCGCTGTCGTGAACACCGGGATCACGAGGATCGGCATCATCGGCTGGACCGACGACGGCACGTTCCATCCCTTCATCCACTTGGCGACGTAGCCCGCGAGGAGACCGGCCACGATCGCGCCGAGGAAGCCGGCGCTGGCCCCCTCCGAGGAGATGCCGACCAGCTCGCCCGCCTGGACGATGATCGTCGTCTGTTGGATCGCGTACGCGAGGATGAACCCCGGTGCGAGCCCGGGTTTGTCCGCGATTGCGTACGCGATGTATCCCCCGAGGACCGGAATCATGATCGTCAGCCCGAGACCGCCGACCTGACCCAGGAACCATCCGAGCGATCCGGGGTGCTGGAAGACCGTTTCCGTGTCGCCGACCGTCCACGGTAGTTCCGCCACGAGGAACGCCAGCGCGGTGAAGATCCCGCCGATCGTGACGAACGGAATCATGAAGGAGACCCCCGTCATGAGGTCTTCTTTCACCGAAGTGACGTGCGAGCGCAGCCTGTTTTCTGCCTGGTCTTTGGTTGCCATTGTCGCTCTGGAAGCTAGTACTTCCACATATGCAAAAGTATTTTCGGACGTGATTGTTTACTACTGTTCTGTCCCCGGCAGGGGTCGATATCGTTCACGATAGGGGAGACGCCATCGCAGAATCGCCGCCTAAGTCGCTCTCTCGGCATCGAGTAGCAATATTTGCGAGACTGCGTATCGTCATCACGTACCAATACCTGCAGAATCAATCACCCGAACGCCACACACCGGCAGTTTACTTCCGATACGTCCCGATTCGAGCGCCGATATGCCGCATATCGATATATTCCGATCACGTACGATCGAAAGAGGTGATAAACAGTTATAGCGGTGGGTCCCAACGTGTCGAACGAACGGACGACTCATGCTACCGGAAGCACGCCAGCGAAAGATCGTCGAACTCGTCTCCGAGCGGGACGGCTGTTCGGTCGAGGAACTCTCCGAGAAGATGGACTGCTCGAAGGCGACGATCCGCCGGGATCTGAACGAGCTCGCGGATCGCCAGCTGATCGAGCGCTCACACGGCGGCGCCGTCCCCGCGACGTCGGTCGGCCAGGAGCAGACGTACCGCCAGAAGGAGGTTCAAAATCTCGACGGCAAGGTCGCGATCGCCGAGCGGGCGGTCGAGGAGGTCCACGACAACCAGGTCGTGTTCTTCGACGCCGGCTCGACGACGATGCAGGTCGCAAAGCAACTGCCCGCCAACGACACCGTGCTGGCGGTCACGAACTCCCCGCTGCAGGCGATGGAACTCGACGACGACGGCACCGAGGTCAAACTCACCGGCGGGTCGCTGCGCCGCCCGACCCGGGCGCTCGTGGGGCCGAGCGCCGAGCGGTTCATGGAGCGGATGACGTTCGACGTGCTATTTCTGGGAACGAACGCCATCGCCGCCGACGGCGGGCTGATGACGCCCAACGAGGACGAGGCGCGGATCAAGGAGCTGATGATCGAGAAGTCCCACCGGGTCGTGCTGGTCGCCGACGGGTCGAAGATCGGCGAGCAGAGCTTCATCAGCTTCGCCGACATCGCCGACATCGACGTGTTCGTCACCGACGCCGACGTGCCGAGTGACCTCGCCGAACAGTTCGAGACCGACGACGTCACGCTCGCGGAGGTACGATGATCGTCACCGTGACGTTCAACCCGGCGGTCGACCACACCATCCAGGTCGACGCCATGCCGGCGCCGGGCGCCGTCGCGCGCACCGACCGGGCGCAGTTCGACGCCGGCGGCAAGGGGATCAACGTCTCGCAGTACCTGACCGGGCTGGGCGCCGACACCGTCGCGACGGGGCTGGTCGGGGACTTCCTCGGCGAGTACATCCGGAGCGAGCTCGACGACGCGGAAATCCCGGCCGATCTCGTCGAGATCGACGGCAAAACCAGACTTAACACGACGATCCTCTCCGACGACGGCGAGTTCAAGATCAACCACGACGGGCCGACCGTCGGCGCCGCGGTCGTCGACGACGCGATCGACGCGATCGAGCGCCACGACCCCGAAATGTGTCTGGTCGCCGGGAGCCTCCCGCCGGGGCTCGGACCCGGAGCCATCGATCGGATCGCCCGCGCGGGCGAGTGGGACGCCGTCGTCGACGTCGGCGGCGCGACGCTCCAGGAACTCGACGCCGACTACGCGCTGTGCAAGCCCAACTGGGAGGAACTCGCCGCCGCCGTCGACCGGCCGGTCGAGACAGTCGAGGACTGTCTCCTCGCCGCGGACGCGCTCCGCGAACGGGGATTCGAGCGCGTCGTCGCCTCGCTGGGCGCCGACGGCGCCCTGCTGGCGAGCCCCGACGCACTTGTTCACGCCGCCGCGTTAGACGTCGAGGTCGCCGACACGGTCGGCGCCGGCGACGCGATGCTGGCGGGCGTGCTCTCGGAACTCGTCGACGAGGGAGACGAGCGGGCGGCGCTGCGCCGCGGCGTCGCCGTCGCCTCGCGAGTCGTCGCGAACACCGGGACGACGGTCCCCTCGTTCGCGGAGCTGGACGCCGCGGCCGACCGCGTCGAACTCACCGACTACTCCTCGCTGCGCGAGTGAGCGGCACGTCCGTTCTCATCGAGTCGTCCACTACGTCGCCGCGCCGTCCACGACGCCGCCGCGCCGTCCGAGTCGTCTACCGCACTGTCAGTTCTACGGCCGCTCACCCGCCGAGCCGCTCCTCCAGCTCATCGATCATCTCGGGCGACCCGAAGAAGGTCGGGAGCCGCTGGTGGAGCCCCTCGGGTTCGACGTCGAGGATACGCTCGTGGCCGGTCGAGGCCGCCCCGCCGGCCGATTCGACGACGTAGGCCACCGGGTTCGACTCGTACTGCAGCCGGAGCACGCCGTCGGGCCGCGAGCGCTGGGCCGGATAGCCGACGATGCCGCCCTTCGCGAGCAGGTGCTGGACGTCGGCGACCATCGCGCCGGTGTACCGGAGCTTCGTGCGGTGGTACAGATCGTCGGCGAACTCGGCGACGGGGTCGAACCACGTGTCGGGCCCGCCCGCGAACCCCCAGATGGCGTTTTCCTCGGCCAGCGAGACCGGCGTCGAGTCGACGATCTCGCCGTCCGAAAGGACGTACTCGGTCGCCTCGCCGTCGACCGCGACGGTCAGCGTCGTCGTCGGGCCGAACACCAGTACCATCCCCGCGATCAGGTCGTCGCCCGTCGCGGGGAGCTCGCCGTCGTACACCGCCAGGATCGTTCCGACGGTCGTGTTCGACGCCAGGTTCGAGGAGCCGTCGAGCGGGTCGGTCGCGACGGCGAGCCCGCCGCCGACGTCCGCGATTTCCTCGCGCTCCTCGCTGGCGAACGCGCCGACGCCGTCGATCGGCGCCAGCACCTCGTAGAGCAGTTCGTCGAGTTTGCGGTCGGCGAGCGACTGCTCGTCGCCGCTGGGGTTCGTCCCGCTTTTCGCCCCTCGGTGGTCGCCCAGGGCCGCCCGCAGTTCGGGCGCGACCTCGACCACCGCGTCGACGACCTCGTCGACGACGCCGCTCATCGCGCCTCCGTGCCGGCTCGTCCGTCCGCGGATCGCTGTTCGGTCATGCGAGAGTCCACTCCGTGCGCCCACTAACCGTTTGCGGACGCGCTCGTTTTCGTTCGGTCGACGCGGGAACGCCGGACGATCGGTCAGATCGGACGGTGCAGCTCCGGGCACCTGTCGCGTCGGCCGTACTACAACAGCAGCGAGATGATCGCCAACACGAGGAAGATCAGCACGAACACGCGGGCGATGTCCATCGAGACGCCGGCGACGCCCCGGGCGCCGACGGCCGCCGCGATGATCGCCAGCACGAAAAACAGGATCGCCCACTGCAGGAACTCTCCCGTGAGCTGAACCGGGAGCGCCTGCGCGGCGACGGAGAGGCTCACGCGCGATCACCTCGATGCACGGGACGCTGTGGTGTCCGCGAGTCGAACCCCCGCCGTGACGGACTGCGTGCCATCGACATACTGGCAGGTTCGCCGAGATCGGACTTTGTAACGGCCCGGTTATCGCCGGAAATCCGCGATTACTCGGCGTGACGCCCCCGCGGAGCGGGCGGGACGACCGGTGCCGTGAGAGAACACGCGGCCCCCGACGGGGCGGGTTTCGAAGCCCTTATGCGCCGAACCGGACAAGAATCTCCCACTCGCTGGACGACACGGGCACCAGCGGGCACCTGCCGCACGCGCGACAGGACGGGATGTGGCCGGACTGCCGGCTGAACCACGCAACGCCCGTGGTGATAACCATGGCACGAAGCTTCTACTCGCACATCAAGGACGCCTGGAAGGATCCGGGCGACGGACAGCTCGCGGAACTGCAGTGGCAGCGCAAGCAGGAGTGGCGCGATCAGGGCGCAATCGAGCGCGTCGAGCGCCCCACCCGCCTTGACAAGGCCCGTGAACTGGGCTACAAGGCGAAGCAGGGCGTCGTCGTCGCGCGCGTCAGCGTCCGCAAGGGCTCTGCGCGCAAGGTCCGACACAAGGCCGGCCGCCGAACGAAGCGCCAGGGGGTCAACCGCATCACGCGGCGCAAGAACCTCCAGCGCATCGCCGAGGAGCGCGCCAGCCGCAAGTTCCGCAACCTGCGCGTCCTGAATAGCTACTGGGTCGGCGAGGACGGCAGCCAGAAGTGGCACGAAGTCATCCTCATCGATCCGAACCACCCCGCGATCGAGAACGACGACGAGCTCAACTGGATCTGCGACGACACCCACCAGGGTCGCGCGTTCCGCGGCAAGACCAGCGCCGGCCAGCGCGGCCGGGGTCAGCAGAACCGCGGCAAGGGTACCGAGCACACCAAGCCCTCGATCAGCGGCGACCGCAACCGCGGCAAGTAGACGCCGCCTTCGATTTTCCGTATTTTTCGGCCCCGTAGCCGCGGCGCCGCGCACCGCGCTGATAACGGGGTCTCACCGTCGCGCCCGCTACGCGGCCGCCCGCAGCGCTCGCTACGGCACCGCCGCCAGACCGTTCGATCGGCAAACAAGTTCAAGCGTGATGACGACAA containing:
- a CDS encoding cobyrinic acid a,c-diamide synthase translates to MNGFVLGGTRSGVGKTVATLAVLRALEASERTVQPAKVGPDFIDPSHHEAVAGRPSRTLDLWLQGEDGLRRNYRRGEGDVCVVEGVMGLYDGDASSTAMVAAALDLPVVLVVDAKAGMESVAATALGFRQYAERAGRDVDVAGVIAQRAHGGRHEAGIRDALPEELTYLGRIPPTDELEIPDRHLGLHMGEESPIDADALDAAAEHLRVERLLELARAPTAPDAGGASAASSGTGRERTEKRVAVARDEAFCFYYPATIERLRERAEIVTFAPTDGDDLPDCDGVYLPGGYPELHAPTLAESPALDRLAERSADGLPILGECGGLIALSESLTTTDGERHAMAGALPADVQMHDRYRALDHVELEAKSNTLTAVSGATLRGHEFHYSSADVDADARFAFDVVRGDGIDEGRDGLTEHRTLGTYCHVHPESGAFDAFVDSL
- a CDS encoding sulfatase yields the protein MPVIHIDVDSLRPDHVGAYGYEGDTTPNVDEIAADAVQFENAYAANSPCMPSRAGTLTGRYGIHNGVASHGPQARAINSPHHRSDGAYHPDWRTLPESLFHERIATGAVSSFPRHPAPWFYQLWHEFYQPQEPPGDGEYFQTPRGADVTDLALDFLDDHAGEEFYLYVQYWDPHAPYNRTDEEVAAFADPPMPPHPTEAQIAEHREWDRWRSASEQGISDRDDLAALLAEYDAEIRHVDRQIGRLAAFLKDRGLYEDSLVIVTADHGEEFGEHGLYREHWSTHDGTQRIPLLVKPPADADVSPGARDHLVTNVDLAPTVADYLGVERPARWQGRSLRPAVADAGAESREFVVVDHGLYTAQRAVRTERWKLVRTYHPGQWADRLPEVALYDVIDDPWEQDDISDEHPDVVDELAETMAVWAEEHVGREEDALKETARIGPAGLEWA
- a CDS encoding serine/threonine-protein kinase RIO2, translating into MVQNVAGVLPELEPEDFHLLSGIEQGMRFSEWVAKEKIPKFSRLTAEEVDYRIDRCLDRDLIERKTIQYEGYTLKFEGYDALALHSFAERDTISGFGASLGVGKESDVYEVQSYEPMALKYHREGYTNFREVMKERDYTSDRDHVSWLYTARKAAEREFESLEALYPQVSVPRPIGQNRHAIVMEKIDGVELSRTKLEDDQVRPVLGLILREMRDAYDEGRVHADMSEYNVFVSEDGITIFDWPQAIPTDHENAEEFLERDVENIVGYFRRKYPQLVGDADVEALGAALADGSYDSVGEFVDE
- a CDS encoding DUF7344 domain-containing protein; this encodes MRSNAGSESEAVFECLAEKRRRDVVAALRGRGAASLRELADSIADPNDRTERVELELHHRHLPKLADAGLAEYDPDDRTIEPSEGTAAADVVARTVEQCGALCPDAEPTRSDRARLE
- a CDS encoding aldolase, which codes for MTVPADSPIARDGKSIILAHDHGLEHGPGAFAGVEDRLDPSTVFDMATHDAVTAFAVQKGLAEQYYPSYDDQVNLLAKCNGSSSLWMGEPYSPQTWSVEYAAEMGADAIGYTVYPGTNTEPQMFEDFQEVQEEAREEGLPVAMWSYPRGQAIKEHRKPETIAYATRIGLELGADLVKVKYPRSGEAMEWAVDAAGNTNVVLSGGSKTSDYEFLSTVETAMDAGASGLAVGRNVWQRDDPTAILDALEKVVYEGQSAEDALEE
- a CDS encoding PTS fructose transporter subunit IIB — its product is MKFVAVTACPTGIAHSQMAAENLETTAEERGHEIHVEVQGAMGTENEIPSDAIAEADAVLIAADTSVQTDRFDGKVVVKGSVKDGVNDAGGLIDEAIERVEGDADAASAEDAGAAGDEADADDAADGSATSDDAAAASSADEPTADAGSRSADRSSDGGLVARLKKLFS